From the Gavia stellata isolate bGavSte3 chromosome 22, bGavSte3.hap2, whole genome shotgun sequence genome, one window contains:
- the NDEL1 gene encoding nuclear distribution protein nudE-like 1 isoform X1 has protein sequence MDSEEIPTFSSPKEETAYWKELSLKYKQSFQEAREELAEFQEGSRELEAELEAQLVQAEQRNRDLQADNQRLKYEVETLKEKLEHQYAQSYKQVSLLEDDLSQTRAIKDQLHKYVRELEQANDDLERAKRATIVSLEDFEQRLNQAIERNAFLESELDDKESLLVSVQRLKDEARDLRQELAVRERQQEVTRKSAPSSPTLDCEKMDSAVQASLSLPATPVGKGSENSFPSPKAIPNGFGTSPLTPSARISALNIVGDLLRKVGALESKLAACRNFAKDQASRKSYISGNVNSGMMNSNGTKYPHPGHTSFFDKGAVNGFDQGPPGLGASRPSSAPGMLPLSV, from the exons CTTCCAGGAAGCTCGTGAAGAGCTGGCTGAATTTCAGGAGGGAAGCAGAGAATTAGAAGCTGAGTTGGAGGCACAGCTAGTGCAAGCTGAGCAGAGGAATAGAGATTTGCAAGCAGATAACCAAAGACTGAAATACGAAGTGGAAACATTAAAG GAGAAACTGGAGCACCAGTATGCACAAAGTTACAAGCAAGTGTCATTGTTAGAGGATGACCTGAGCCAGACACGGGCCATTAAAGATCAGCTGCATAAGTATgtgagggagctggagcaggcCAACGATGACTTGGAACGTGCAAAGAG GGCAACAATAGTTTCATTGGAAGACTTTGAACAAAGGCTGAACCAAGCTATTGAGAGAAATGCGTTTTTAGAAAGTGAACTGGATGACAAGGAATCGTTGCTAGTTTCTGTACAGAGATTAAAGGATGAAGCAAGAG ACTTACGGCAAGAGCTAGCAGTACGGGAGAGGCAACAAGAAGTCACTCGAAAGTCAGCGCCCAGTTCTCCAACTCTAGACTGTGAAAAGATGGATTCGGCTGTCCAGGCGTCTCTCTCCTTGCCAGCTACGCCCGTTGGAAAAGGATcagaaaatagttttccttccccaaaag CTATACCAAATGGATTTGGTACCAGCCCCCTTACTCCTTCAGCTAGAATATCTGCACTCAACATTGTGGGAGATCTGTTACGGAAAGTGGGG GCCTTAGAATCCAAATTAGCTGCTTGCAGAAATTTTGCAAAGGACCAGGCATCACGGAAATCCTACATTTCAGGGAATGTTAACAGCGGTATGATGAACAGCAACGGCACAAAGTACCCTCATCCAGGGCATACTTCTTTCTTTGACAAAGG GGCAGTAAACGGCTTTGATCAAGGTCCCCCCGGACTGGGAGCATCCCGACCATCCTCAGCGCCTGGCATGCTCCCCCTGAGCGTATGA
- the NDEL1 gene encoding nuclear distribution protein nudE-like 1 isoform X2 gives MDSEEIPTFSSPKEETAYWKELSLKYKQSFQEAREELAEFQEGSRELEAELEAQLVQAEQRNRDLQADNQRLKYEVETLKEKLEHQYAQSYKQVSLLEDDLSQTRAIKDQLHKYVRELEQANDDLERAKRATIVSLEDFEQRLNQAIERNAFLESELDDKESLLVSVQRLKDEARDLRQELAVRERQQEVTRKSAPSSPTLDCEKMDSAVQASLSLPATPVGKGSENSFPSPKAIPNGFGTSPLTPSARISALNIVGDLLRKVGALESKLAACRNFAKDQASRKSYISGNVNSGMMNSNGTKYPHPGHTSFFDKGREKVIFPTLVMGQ, from the exons CTTCCAGGAAGCTCGTGAAGAGCTGGCTGAATTTCAGGAGGGAAGCAGAGAATTAGAAGCTGAGTTGGAGGCACAGCTAGTGCAAGCTGAGCAGAGGAATAGAGATTTGCAAGCAGATAACCAAAGACTGAAATACGAAGTGGAAACATTAAAG GAGAAACTGGAGCACCAGTATGCACAAAGTTACAAGCAAGTGTCATTGTTAGAGGATGACCTGAGCCAGACACGGGCCATTAAAGATCAGCTGCATAAGTATgtgagggagctggagcaggcCAACGATGACTTGGAACGTGCAAAGAG GGCAACAATAGTTTCATTGGAAGACTTTGAACAAAGGCTGAACCAAGCTATTGAGAGAAATGCGTTTTTAGAAAGTGAACTGGATGACAAGGAATCGTTGCTAGTTTCTGTACAGAGATTAAAGGATGAAGCAAGAG ACTTACGGCAAGAGCTAGCAGTACGGGAGAGGCAACAAGAAGTCACTCGAAAGTCAGCGCCCAGTTCTCCAACTCTAGACTGTGAAAAGATGGATTCGGCTGTCCAGGCGTCTCTCTCCTTGCCAGCTACGCCCGTTGGAAAAGGATcagaaaatagttttccttccccaaaag CTATACCAAATGGATTTGGTACCAGCCCCCTTACTCCTTCAGCTAGAATATCTGCACTCAACATTGTGGGAGATCTGTTACGGAAAGTGGGG GCCTTAGAATCCAAATTAGCTGCTTGCAGAAATTTTGCAAAGGACCAGGCATCACGGAAATCCTACATTTCAGGGAATGTTAACAGCGGTATGATGAACAGCAACGGCACAAAGTACCCTCATCCAGGGCATACTTCTTTCTTTGACAAAGG GCGTGAAAAGGTCATATTCCCCACCTTGGTCATGG GGCAGTAA